The Propionispora vibrioides genome includes the window CATTCCGGTTAGGGCCTATGCCGATCAGCACATGCAGGCTTCCTCCGCCGCCCTCCTCCACCGCCATGATGTGGTTATCGCCATTTCCCATACCGGTTCAAATCGCGACGTCATCCAGGCAGTAAAAATAGCAAAGGACAATGAGGCAACCATCATTGCCCTTACCAGTCATCTCCGTTCTCCTCTGGGGCAAATTGCCGATATTGTCCTTCAGGGCATGGCCCGCGAAGTAAACTACCGCACGGAAGCCATGTCTTCCCGCCTCGTGCATCTGGCTATTCTTGATGTCCTTTACGTTGGAGCTATGCTACGTCAACCGGACCGCATTACCGACAATATGCAAAAAATCCGGCAAGCCATCGCCAGCCGAAGATTATAAGTTTAAAATTTTATTTCCCCTAAACCCAATAAGTCTCGCAAACTTGATCGGTCGACCAAATTTGCGAGACTTATTTATTCAATGCTTCTTTACTTTTATTATAAATTGCATCAACTCAACTGTTTGACTTTTCTTTAACCAAACAATCTAGCCTTAATCCAAGCAGCCGGTATTCCCAGAAAGACAACACTCCGCAGCCTGTTCGCTTCGGAGTGTTAGCTACTATTTGTGCATTTTTTTAAGTCAGTTTACCGCTACCGTTTGGCAATCCTACGGTGTACAGCTTCCTCCGGGATTTGCTTTCAGCTTAATGCGGAGGCCACTTCTTCCGTGGTCCGAAGGCGCCCTATGCGCGGGAAGATATACTTACAAACATAATCATGCTCTTCTTTCGTCACCGCCGTCATCGCATCTTCCACAAAAATCTGCTGGTATGCATGTTGATAGGCTTCTCTTGCCGTGGTATCCACGCCAATCCCGCTGGATATGCCACACAGGACAATCGTATCAATGCCGCGGCGGCGCAGCTGCAGATCGAGGTCGGTACCGTAGAACGCACCCCATTGCCGTTTAGTAACTACATGAACAGGATTAACCGTCGTCAGTTCCGGTACAAGCCTGTCCCAGCCCTCCGGAAATTGGACCGGATTTGCTGCCATGTCCAGCTTTGGCTGAAACATGTCTTTACCGTCAAGCGAGGAAACCCTGACAAGAACGACAAACGCCCCCTTTTCCGCAAATACCTTAGCCAGTTTGCTTGCCTGCCGGACAACCTGTGCACCGGAATAAGGCGAAAGCTCCCTGTTTACAATTCCCGCTTGCAGATCTACTACCACAAGGGCTGTTTTGTCGGCTTTTAAAAGTTCGGTGGCTGCCGGTTTTATCTCTCCCATTTTCTCGCTTCCTTTCTCTTCGGATCTTAGAGCTTTTATGTTAGTTTTTTATACACCGCCAAATAAGCCCATAGCGCGTTGGCCAACAGCAAGGTACTGGTAACAAAAAACACATAACGGATACCCCAGTAAGCGGCAATCTGTCCGCCCAAAATCGAGCCGCCAAATACGCCTAAATACTGGGCCGATATATTAAGGCCAAACACCCGCCCGGTAAGAAACTGGGGGGTGATTCTTTTAATCAGCGCATTCACCGAAGGATTCAACCCGGCTAAGGCTAGACCCAGCAAAAACCGCAAGCCCATCAACTGCCAGGGATTCTTGACAAAGCCCTGGGGAATAAAAACCAGACCGGCCACACCCAGGGCAAGCAGCATAACCTTCTGAGCGCCAATCTTGTCCGAGAGTTTGCCAAGTCCCGGAGCGGCCATGATATTAGCCAGGCCTGAAACGGAAAAGACAACTCCGGCCGTCAGCGCAACATGGCTGGTATTACCGGATAACTGAGTGACATATATGGTGATGATGGGTTCTATAGAATACAACGCCAGCGTAATCACAAAGGAAGTGACAAACATGACCGCAATGATATTTTTATTGGGGATCGTGTTCCATACTTCACCGACAGTCAGCGTTTTCGCATCCTGACGGCTGAACGATTCCTTCACAAAGAAAACGGTAATCATAAAAGCAACCAGCATCAACGCCCCGGTAATAAAGAATACATTTTGAAAACCGAAATTTTCGCTTATATAACCGCCAATGACCGGCCCCAGCAAGGAACCCGCAACACTTGCCGTGGAAAGAGTACCCAAGGCCCAACCGGCGTGCGCTCTATCCGTCTGCGTCGCAATCAGGGTAGTACAGGCCGTACTATACCCGGTTATCACGCCCTGCAGCAATCGTAACCCAATCAATTGATATACATTCTGAACAAAGCCCATAGAAAATATAACAATCGCCATACCAAGACTCGCGCGCAAAAGCATTGGCTTTCGGCCGAATTTATCGGCCGCCCGGCCCCAAATGGGCGAAAAGACCGCGGAAATGATAAAGGTAATGCCAAAAGCAATTCCCGAGAACTGCGAAATAAGACCTGCATCATGGATGCCCAAATGGTCTATATAAAGTGGCAGCACTGGCGCGATCTGACTCATTCCCACGCCAGTCACAAACATTCCGAACCAACAAACCAGCAAATTTCTTTTCCAGACCAGCATGCTATGAACCTTCCTTCTAGTACTCCGCCAACTTTAAAATAGGAAGCTGGTGACAAGGCAAAATTTTGTCAGTCAAGGTTGGTGAAGTATTACACTCTGTACATCTCGTGCATGAATCATTAGCAATACTATAATAACCGGTCCGGCTACTGTTATTCCATGCATTATCTTAAAATCCATGGATATTCTTGCGATAAAATTCCGAAGGACTTACCCCCTCCACCTTCTTGAATATCCGGCTAAAATAGAATTCGTCGGTAAAGCCAAGTGCCTGTGCTACTTCCTTTACCTTTTTATCACCTTCGACGATAAGCTCCTTCGCTTTATCAATTTTAATCCGGTTGAAATATTCGATAATAGAATATCCCGTAATTATTTTAAACGTCCTTGACAAATAAAAGGGGGACATATGCATCACCGCCGACAGTTCAGGCAGCGTCACCCGCTGCTGGATATGCTGATGCATGTAGGCAATAACCCTTTCCACCTTTAGGGAGTTTGCGTAATTTGGGTTTTGCCTTCGCTTGTTTTGATACAAGGCAACGAGTAGCTGCTGCAAGATAGTTTTAGTAATAAATTCATATCCGGGCAGCTTCGCATTCCAGGTATCAACTAATTTTTTAAATATGTCTTCGATGGGGTAATAATCCTTTAACTCCTGTGCAGGCTGAATCGGGAGCATTTTCTTTTCGTCCCTGACAGCCCATTTCCCTTCCTCAAAGCTCACCTCGGCATAGCTAAAATGTACGGAGAAAAAATAGATAGGTTCTTCTCTGCTTGTTTCTATCGAATGCAGCACCTCCGGACAGATATAGAACAACATGCCTTTTTTAACCGAATACTTTTTTTGATCCACGGTGATGTCGCCGCTGCCGCCTGTAATAAAAATCAGTTCATGATGCGGCAGCGTTCTGACAACCTTACGCCGGAATGGCCTGGTTTCATGTATTTGCCGGCTATTGCAGTAATGGATATGGAAAAAAAGATTTTTTATATGCATGCGTCCCTCCCCCTTCTTATGTTTCTACTTTCCTAACAGATTAGTCTGCAGATTTTCTCCGCGCCCAGCGACCTCAGCCGCCATCACCAGGCCGGCGCAGTTACTTGTTTTATTTCATGTCCGGGTTGTATCTTGTCACTTGCACCGCGCCAGGGCAGCCAGTTTATTAACGGTGTTCCAATTACGCACAGTCATAGGTATACCTAACTTATCCAGATGATTGGCGAGTTTTGAATTTCGAATGCCCTGATAAAATAGCAGAAATACATCCCGCCCCTGAATCTGGAATTTCTCACTTTCATTTCGATAAGCACTCAATTTCTCTATGTCATCAGGACCGGGAGCTTGCCTCAGAAAAGCCACATATAAGCTTTCTGCCGCCGATGCCGCTACCGCTTCTTCTAATTCTTCCTCGGAAAATGGACAATGCGCAACAAGCTCTGCCAATTCTTCAAGTGTTCTTACCAGGACAGTGACTGCAAAGCCAAAAACCTGTCCAAACTCCTGCTCAATTCTCTGCTGAACCGATTTTGTGTCCTCTGTTGATTTGAATACAACATTGCCGCTTTGAATATACGTTTGAACACAGTCAAACCCCAATCGTTCAAACATTTGCCGCAGAGCTTCCATCCTGACCGTATTCTTTCCTCCCACGTTAATGCCCCGCAACAGCGCTATATAAGTACTCACTGCCATTAATACCTCCTGCCAATAAGATCGGTATTTTTCAACAGGCTGTCCTTCGGTATGACAAACCAGCAAAATAAAAAAACTATCCACAAACTGCGTAAACCTCCGATCTGGTATAACCAAACCGGAGGTCTTTTATTCCCTTTATTGCAGCATGTGATGATCCCGGAATTCGGCCGGACTGACACCCACTTTTTTCTTAAACAGCCGCGAAAAGTACTGCGGATATTCAAAGCCCAGTTGATAGGCTACCGAAGCAACAGTCGTTCCCGGCTCCAACAGGAGATTTTTAGCCTCATCGATCAAATACAGATGAATATGCTCGATCGCTGTTTTGCCCGATTCGGCCTTTAAGGAATCACTCAAATAGCGCGGGGAAACAGCCAGCTCTTTGGCAATCCAGTCTATGCTCGGCGTTCCGAGGTCATTGAATTTCCCTGTGGCGAAATATTGGGCAAGGGTTTCTTTAAACCGCTGACCGAGGCCACGCTGCAACTCCTGGCGGCCGATAAACTGCCGTTTGTAAAAACGCTCGGCATATTTGAGCAATGTCTCCAGTAAGGCAAGCACAATCTCCTTACTATGCTCATCCTGATGACTATTGTATTCCGCCGCAAGATTGTTATAAAGCGCTGTAACAATCGCTTCTTCTTTCGGCGATAAATGAAGCGCTTCATTCACGGTATAGGAGAAAAAACCATAGCTTTTGATTTTCTCCGCCAAGGCATGGCCTCTCAGATAGTCTTCATGAATATTAATCACAAACCCTGTTTTTTCTAAGGCCACATCCTCCCACTGAATGGTTTGCCGCGGCGCA containing:
- a CDS encoding isochorismatase family protein; the encoded protein is MGEIKPAATELLKADKTALVVVDLQAGIVNRELSPYSGAQVVRQASKLAKVFAEKGAFVVLVRVSSLDGKDMFQPKLDMAANPVQFPEGWDRLVPELTTVNPVHVVTKRQWGAFYGTDLDLQLRRRGIDTIVLCGISSGIGVDTTAREAYQHAYQQIFVEDAMTAVTKEEHDYVCKYIFPRIGRLRTTEEVASALS
- a CDS encoding multidrug efflux MFS transporter, which produces MLVWKRNLLVCWFGMFVTGVGMSQIAPVLPLYIDHLGIHDAGLISQFSGIAFGITFIISAVFSPIWGRAADKFGRKPMLLRASLGMAIVIFSMGFVQNVYQLIGLRLLQGVITGYSTACTTLIATQTDRAHAGWALGTLSTASVAGSLLGPVIGGYISENFGFQNVFFITGALMLVAFMITVFFVKESFSRQDAKTLTVGEVWNTIPNKNIIAVMFVTSFVITLALYSIEPIITIYVTQLSGNTSHVALTAGVVFSVSGLANIMAAPGLGKLSDKIGAQKVMLLALGVAGLVFIPQGFVKNPWQLMGLRFLLGLALAGLNPSVNALIKRITPQFLTGRVFGLNISAQYLGVFGGSILGGQIAAYWGIRYVFFVTSTLLLANALWAYLAVYKKLT
- a CDS encoding AraC family transcriptional regulator; translation: MHIKNLFFHIHYCNSRQIHETRPFRRKVVRTLPHHELIFITGGSGDITVDQKKYSVKKGMLFYICPEVLHSIETSREEPIYFFSVHFSYAEVSFEEGKWAVRDEKKMLPIQPAQELKDYYPIEDIFKKLVDTWNAKLPGYEFITKTILQQLLVALYQNKRRQNPNYANSLKVERVIAYMHQHIQQRVTLPELSAVMHMSPFYLSRTFKIITGYSIIEYFNRIKIDKAKELIVEGDKKVKEVAQALGFTDEFYFSRIFKKVEGVSPSEFYRKNIHGF
- a CDS encoding DUF1697 domain-containing protein; this translates as MAVSTYIALLRGINVGGKNTVRMEALRQMFERLGFDCVQTYIQSGNVVFKSTEDTKSVQQRIEQEFGQVFGFAVTVLVRTLEELAELVAHCPFSEEELEEAVAASAAESLYVAFLRQAPGPDDIEKLSAYRNESEKFQIQGRDVFLLFYQGIRNSKLANHLDKLGIPMTVRNWNTVNKLAALARCK
- a CDS encoding helix-turn-helix domain-containing protein, producing the protein MEHFNSVQEFHKYMSWPPPEHPMFGLVSLASADIPHRGSSQPITTDFYIISLKYVISGKMAYGRTSIDFTRGSLLFYAPRQTIQWEDVALEKTGFVINIHEDYLRGHALAEKIKSYGFFSYTVNEALHLSPKEEAIVTALYNNLAAEYNSHQDEHSKEIVLALLETLLKYAERFYKRQFIGRQELQRGLGQRFKETLAQYFATGKFNDLGTPSIDWIAKELAVSPRYLSDSLKAESGKTAIEHIHLYLIDEAKNLLLEPGTTVASVAYQLGFEYPQYFSRLFKKKVGVSPAEFRDHHMLQ